From the genome of Notolabrus celidotus isolate fNotCel1 chromosome 5, fNotCel1.pri, whole genome shotgun sequence, one region includes:
- the LOC117812452 gene encoding solute carrier family 22 member 5-like isoform X1 — MQDYDETTAFLGQWGRFQQVVFFVLVASNIPNGSGVFSVVFIADIPRHHCLLPDVNITEDWLHVIIPVEVIDGEEKRSSCSRYRLDVVRNLSAQGFLPGRDVNLTELQQEGCVDGWSYSKDIYQSTIVSEFDLVCSEQWKQTFTSTVFFLGVLVGSLISGQLSDRFGRKPVFFATLVVQTVFAFVQIFSSSWAVFCVLLFVVGLGQISNYVSSFVLGSEILTGHVRVLYSSMGVCLGFAVGYMTLPLLAFYFRDWKSLLLAVSLPGLVYLPLWWVIPESPRWLLTQGRVEEAESIVRKAAKWNKVQAPQVIFKDYSAHVDEKKTPSIERHSVFSLLRTKTLRSLTLILCLVWFTLSTGYYALSLNTSRLHANPYLSCFISAAIEVPAYITSWLALRYIPRRVSTICVLLTGGVSLFFIQLVPQSIPSLSVALEMLGKFGITSGTSLMYAYTAELYPTVIRNTATGACCMVSRVGSCIAPFLLELSTFSKFLPYIILGTMSAVSAAAALFLPESFGRPYPQTIEEMCQGRRLKFPCLPPKQRSKLSSRELFESKL, encoded by the exons ATGCAGGATTATGATGAGACTACAGCGTTCCTGGGTCAGTGGGGACGCTTCCAGCAGGTGGTCTTCTTTGTGCTCGTAGCCAGCAACATACCCAACGGATCTGGAGTCTTCTCTGTCGTCTTCATTGCTGACATTCCCAGACACCACTGCCTGCTTCCTGATGTGAACATCACTGAAGACTGGCTCCATGTCATCATCCCAGTAGAG GTGATAGATGGAGAAGAGAAGcggagcagctgcagcaggtacCGGCTGGATGTGGTCAGAAACCTCTCCGCTCAGGGATTCCTTCCTGGCAGGGACGTGAACCTGAcggagctgcagcaggagggcTGTGTGGACGGGTGGAGCTACAGCAAAGACATCTACCAGTCTACCATCGTCTCTGAG TTTGACCTGGTGTGCAGCGAGCAGTGGAAGCAGACGTTCACCTCCACGGTCTTCTTCCTCGGGGTGCTTGTTGGATCCTTAATCTCAGGACAGCTCTCAGACCG GTTTGGGAGGAAGCCAGTCTTCTTTGCAACCTTGGTAGTTCAAACAGTTTTTGCCTTTGTGCAAATCTTCTCCTCTTCGTGGGCGGTGTTCTGCGTCCTCCTGTTCGTCGTTGGATTGGGACAGATCTCAAACTATGTGTCTAGTTTCGTGCTGG gCTCTGAGATTCTGACCGGGCATGTGCGAGTCCTGTATTCATCGATGGGCGTGTGTCTGGGCTTTGCTGTGGGCTACATGACGCTGCCTCTCTTGGCTTTCTATTTCAGGGACTGGAAATCTCTCCTGTTGGCAGTGTCTCTGCCCGGCCTGGTCTACTTACCTCTCTGGTG GGTCATCCCAGAGTCTCCCAGATGGCTGCTCACTCAGGGACGAGTGGAGGAGGCTGAGTCCATCGTGAGGAAGGCTGCTAAGTGGAACAAAGTTCAGGCTCCACAGGTCATCTTTAAGGATTACAGCGCACAT GTTGATGAGAAGAAGACTCCCTCAATAGAGCGTCACAGTGTCTTCAGCCTGCTGAGGACCAAGACCCTCAGAAGCCTGACTCTGATCCTGTGCCTAGTCTG gtttactctgagTACTGGATACTACGCCCTGTCCCTGAACACATCACGGCTTCATGCTAACCCCTATCTCAGCTGCTTCATCTCAGCTGCTATAGAGGTACCAGCTTACATCACGAGCTGGCTCGCTCTGCGATATATCCCAAGAAGAGTTTCCACCATCTGTGTGTTGCTCACTGGAGGAGTGTCTCTGTTCTTCATTCAGCTGGTTCCACAGA GTATTCCTAGCCTCTCTGTTGCGTTGGAGATGCTGGGTAAGTTTGGTATTACCAGCGGCACGTCCCTGATGTATGCATACACAGCAGAACTTTACCCGACAGTCATCAGGAACACCGCGACCGGAGCGTGCTGTATGGTGTCCAGAGTGGGAAGCTGCATCGCACCGTTCTTATTAGAGCTGA GTACTTTCTCTAAATTCCTCCCATATATCATCCTGGGGACTATGTCTGCtgtgtctgctgcagctgctctctTCCTGCCAGAGAGTTTTGGACGACCTTATCCTCAAACTATTGAAGAGATGTGTCAGGGACGAAG ATTAAAGTTCCCATGCCTCCCCCCAAAACAACGCTCCAAACTTTCCTCCAGGGAGCtttttgaaagtaaactgtga
- the LOC117812452 gene encoding solute carrier family 22 member 4-like isoform X3, which translates to MQDYDETTAFLGQWGRFQQVVFFVLVASNIPNGSGVFSVVFIADIPRHHCLLPDVNITEDWLHVIIPVEVIDGEEKRSSCSRYRLDVVRNLSAQGFLPGRDVNLTELQQEGCVDGWSYSKDIYQSTIVSEFDLVCSEQWKQTFTSTVFFLGVLVGSLISGQLSDRFGRKPVFFATLVVQTVFAFVQIFSSSWAVFCVLLFVVGLGQISNYVSSFVLGSEILTGHVRVLYSSMGVCLGFAVGYMTLPLLAFYFRDWKSLLLAVSLPGLVYLPLWWVIPESPRWLLTQGRVEEAESIVRKAAKWNKVQAPQVIFKDYSAHVDEKKTPSIERHSVFSLLRTKTLRSLTLILCLVWFTLSTGYYALSLNTSRLHANPYLSCFISAAIEVPAYITSWLALRYIPRRVSTICVLLTGGVSLFFIQLVPQSIPSLSVALEMLGKFGITSGTSLMYAYTAELYPTVIRNTATGACCMVSRVGSCIAPFLLELRSIPPLSPNMS; encoded by the exons ATGCAGGATTATGATGAGACTACAGCGTTCCTGGGTCAGTGGGGACGCTTCCAGCAGGTGGTCTTCTTTGTGCTCGTAGCCAGCAACATACCCAACGGATCTGGAGTCTTCTCTGTCGTCTTCATTGCTGACATTCCCAGACACCACTGCCTGCTTCCTGATGTGAACATCACTGAAGACTGGCTCCATGTCATCATCCCAGTAGAG GTGATAGATGGAGAAGAGAAGcggagcagctgcagcaggtacCGGCTGGATGTGGTCAGAAACCTCTCCGCTCAGGGATTCCTTCCTGGCAGGGACGTGAACCTGAcggagctgcagcaggagggcTGTGTGGACGGGTGGAGCTACAGCAAAGACATCTACCAGTCTACCATCGTCTCTGAG TTTGACCTGGTGTGCAGCGAGCAGTGGAAGCAGACGTTCACCTCCACGGTCTTCTTCCTCGGGGTGCTTGTTGGATCCTTAATCTCAGGACAGCTCTCAGACCG GTTTGGGAGGAAGCCAGTCTTCTTTGCAACCTTGGTAGTTCAAACAGTTTTTGCCTTTGTGCAAATCTTCTCCTCTTCGTGGGCGGTGTTCTGCGTCCTCCTGTTCGTCGTTGGATTGGGACAGATCTCAAACTATGTGTCTAGTTTCGTGCTGG gCTCTGAGATTCTGACCGGGCATGTGCGAGTCCTGTATTCATCGATGGGCGTGTGTCTGGGCTTTGCTGTGGGCTACATGACGCTGCCTCTCTTGGCTTTCTATTTCAGGGACTGGAAATCTCTCCTGTTGGCAGTGTCTCTGCCCGGCCTGGTCTACTTACCTCTCTGGTG GGTCATCCCAGAGTCTCCCAGATGGCTGCTCACTCAGGGACGAGTGGAGGAGGCTGAGTCCATCGTGAGGAAGGCTGCTAAGTGGAACAAAGTTCAGGCTCCACAGGTCATCTTTAAGGATTACAGCGCACAT GTTGATGAGAAGAAGACTCCCTCAATAGAGCGTCACAGTGTCTTCAGCCTGCTGAGGACCAAGACCCTCAGAAGCCTGACTCTGATCCTGTGCCTAGTCTG gtttactctgagTACTGGATACTACGCCCTGTCCCTGAACACATCACGGCTTCATGCTAACCCCTATCTCAGCTGCTTCATCTCAGCTGCTATAGAGGTACCAGCTTACATCACGAGCTGGCTCGCTCTGCGATATATCCCAAGAAGAGTTTCCACCATCTGTGTGTTGCTCACTGGAGGAGTGTCTCTGTTCTTCATTCAGCTGGTTCCACAGA GTATTCCTAGCCTCTCTGTTGCGTTGGAGATGCTGGGTAAGTTTGGTATTACCAGCGGCACGTCCCTGATGTATGCATACACAGCAGAACTTTACCCGACAGTCATCAGGAACACCGCGACCGGAGCGTGCTGTATGGTGTCCAGAGTGGGAAGCTGCATCGCACCGTTCTTATTAGAGCTGA GATcgattccccctctctcccccaacaTGTCCTGA
- the LOC117812452 gene encoding solute carrier family 22 member 5-like isoform X2, with protein MQDYDETTAFLGQWGRFQQVVFFVLVASNIPNGSGVFSVVFIADIPRHHCLLPDVNITEDWLHVIIPVEVIDGEEKRSSCSRYRLDVVRNLSAQGFLPGRDVNLTELQQEGCVDGWSYSKDIYQSTIVSEFDLVCSEQWKQTFTSTVFFLGVLVGSLISGQLSDRFGRKPVFFATLVVQTVFAFVQIFSSSWAVFCVLLFVVGLGQISNYVSSFVLGSEILTGHVRVLYSSMGVCLGFAVGYMTLPLLAFYFRDWKSLLLAVSLPGLVYLPLWWVIPESPRWLLTQGRVEEAESIVRKAAKWNKVQAPQVIFKDYSAHVDEKKTPSIERHSVFSLLRTKTLRSLTLILCLVWFTLSTGYYALSLNTSRLHANPYLSCFISAAIEVPAYITSWLALRYIPRRVSTICVLLTGGVSLFFIQLVPQSIPSLSVALEMLGKFGITSGTSLMYAYTAELYPTVIRNTATGACCMVSRVGSCIAPFLLELSTFSKFLPYIILGTMSAVSAAAALFLPESFGRPYPQTIEEMCQGRRQIRTVFLRSHLKAPSCSPC; from the exons ATGCAGGATTATGATGAGACTACAGCGTTCCTGGGTCAGTGGGGACGCTTCCAGCAGGTGGTCTTCTTTGTGCTCGTAGCCAGCAACATACCCAACGGATCTGGAGTCTTCTCTGTCGTCTTCATTGCTGACATTCCCAGACACCACTGCCTGCTTCCTGATGTGAACATCACTGAAGACTGGCTCCATGTCATCATCCCAGTAGAG GTGATAGATGGAGAAGAGAAGcggagcagctgcagcaggtacCGGCTGGATGTGGTCAGAAACCTCTCCGCTCAGGGATTCCTTCCTGGCAGGGACGTGAACCTGAcggagctgcagcaggagggcTGTGTGGACGGGTGGAGCTACAGCAAAGACATCTACCAGTCTACCATCGTCTCTGAG TTTGACCTGGTGTGCAGCGAGCAGTGGAAGCAGACGTTCACCTCCACGGTCTTCTTCCTCGGGGTGCTTGTTGGATCCTTAATCTCAGGACAGCTCTCAGACCG GTTTGGGAGGAAGCCAGTCTTCTTTGCAACCTTGGTAGTTCAAACAGTTTTTGCCTTTGTGCAAATCTTCTCCTCTTCGTGGGCGGTGTTCTGCGTCCTCCTGTTCGTCGTTGGATTGGGACAGATCTCAAACTATGTGTCTAGTTTCGTGCTGG gCTCTGAGATTCTGACCGGGCATGTGCGAGTCCTGTATTCATCGATGGGCGTGTGTCTGGGCTTTGCTGTGGGCTACATGACGCTGCCTCTCTTGGCTTTCTATTTCAGGGACTGGAAATCTCTCCTGTTGGCAGTGTCTCTGCCCGGCCTGGTCTACTTACCTCTCTGGTG GGTCATCCCAGAGTCTCCCAGATGGCTGCTCACTCAGGGACGAGTGGAGGAGGCTGAGTCCATCGTGAGGAAGGCTGCTAAGTGGAACAAAGTTCAGGCTCCACAGGTCATCTTTAAGGATTACAGCGCACAT GTTGATGAGAAGAAGACTCCCTCAATAGAGCGTCACAGTGTCTTCAGCCTGCTGAGGACCAAGACCCTCAGAAGCCTGACTCTGATCCTGTGCCTAGTCTG gtttactctgagTACTGGATACTACGCCCTGTCCCTGAACACATCACGGCTTCATGCTAACCCCTATCTCAGCTGCTTCATCTCAGCTGCTATAGAGGTACCAGCTTACATCACGAGCTGGCTCGCTCTGCGATATATCCCAAGAAGAGTTTCCACCATCTGTGTGTTGCTCACTGGAGGAGTGTCTCTGTTCTTCATTCAGCTGGTTCCACAGA GTATTCCTAGCCTCTCTGTTGCGTTGGAGATGCTGGGTAAGTTTGGTATTACCAGCGGCACGTCCCTGATGTATGCATACACAGCAGAACTTTACCCGACAGTCATCAGGAACACCGCGACCGGAGCGTGCTGTATGGTGTCCAGAGTGGGAAGCTGCATCGCACCGTTCTTATTAGAGCTGA GTACTTTCTCTAAATTCCTCCCATATATCATCCTGGGGACTATGTCTGCtgtgtctgctgcagctgctctctTCCTGCCAGAGAGTTTTGGACGACCTTATCCTCAAACTATTGAAGAGATGTGTCAGGGACGAAG ACAGATCAGAACTGTGTTTTTGAGGAGTCATTTGAAGGCCCCGTCGTGTTCGCCCTGCTGA